In Amaranthus tricolor cultivar Red isolate AtriRed21 chromosome 5, ASM2621246v1, whole genome shotgun sequence, a genomic segment contains:
- the LOC130813676 gene encoding uncharacterized protein LOC130813676: MSSNSSSSCLKKSKAKERQPDLRELLFKRMKSQQTSNEGNESSPLSSPLSPPLSSPPSEDVNMEVGGSSSCDEPLDDEWVYDVELLPHDPGLRKNIMDYPPNERNPVRRAYILKKPCQPKTHIRLNASLTCLRFLLGQGLAFRGHDESEESYSRGNFLELLKWLGGKVEEIGKYTFQNAPKNCQLTSPKIQKDIITCCAKETTKRIIEEVGDGYFSILADESSDVSQKEQLALVLRFVNRENGSVVERFLGILHVGDTTALSLKNAIMSLLMEHSLSPSMIRGQGYDGASNMRGEINGLKTLIMNDTPRAYYIHCFAHQLQLTLVAVAKKNLIRRDLIRKNQAQVVAQALEVGEIESGSGLNQERGLSRPGDTRWGSHYKCLISIINLFPSIVKVLEEIGENGSPDDKLKAQMRDQGWDSLLDKVILFCTKHEIDVPSMDAQYVPQGRSRRFAKQATNLHHFRVDIFLEVIDLHLQEIDNRFNEKNMELLTCMASLSPRGNFSSFDKERILKLASLYPEEFSCFDLTALDLQLDVFLDSMQNDERFHDLQDINSLSMMLFSIATNLYDMKAKVKKIHAISCIGNLYITHYDLNSY, encoded by the exons ATGTCAAGTAATTCAAGTTCATCTTGTTTGAAAAAGTCAAAAGCAAAGGAAAGACAACCCGATCTTCgtgaattattgtttaaaagaatgaaatcccAACAAACATCTAACGAAGGCAATGAATCTTctcctttaagttcccctctaagtcctcctttaagttcccctccAAGTGAAGATGTTAATATGGAAGTAGGTGGTTCAAGTAGTTGTGATGAACCATTGGATGATGAATGGGTGTATGATGTTGAACTTCTTCCTCATGACCCGGGATTGAGGAAAAACATAATGGATTATCCCCCTAATGAAAGAAATCCGGTTAGGAGAgcatatattcttaaaaaacctTGCCAACCAAAAACTCATATTCGTTTGAATGCATCCTTAACTTGTTTGAGATTTCTTTTGGGCCAAGGTTTGGCATTCCGAGGACATGATGAAAGTGAGGAGTCATATAGTAGAGGTAACTTTCTTGAGCTTTTGAAGTGGTTGGGGGGGAAGGTTGAGGAAATAGGAAAATATACTTTCCAAAATGCACccaaaaattgtcaattaacatctcccaaaattcaaaaagacattATCACTTGTTGTGCAAAAGAGACTACTAAGCGCATAATAGAAGAGGTTGGTGATGGTTACTTTTCTATTTTGGCCGATGAATCAAGTGATGTGTCTCAAAAAGAACAACTAGCTCTTGTTTTGCGGTTTGTTAATAGAGAAAATGGATCGGTAGTGGAACGCTTTTTAGGCATTCTACATGTGGGTGATACTACCGCTTTGTCTCTTAAAAATGCCATTATGTCCTTGCTTATGGAACATTCATTGAGTCCTTCCATGATAAGAGGTCAAGGGTATGATGGGGCAAGTAACATGAGGGGTGAAATCAATGGCCTCAAGACTTTGATTATGAATGATACTCCAAGAGCCTATTACATTCATTGTTTTGCTCATCAACTTCAACTAACTCTAGTTGCGGTTGCTAAAAAgaatttaatt AGAAGAGACCTTATTCGAAAAAACCAAGCTCAAGTAGTGGCTCAAGctttggaagtgggggaaattgAAAGTGGATCGGGTTTGAATCAAGAACGTGGTTTGAGTAGGCCGGGAGATACACGTTGGGGATCTCATTACAAGTGTCTAATAAGTATCATCAACTTGTTTCCTTCAATTGTTAAAGTGCTTGAGGAGATTGGAGAAAATGGCTCTCCGGATGATAAGCTCAAAGCTCAA atgaggGATCAAGGATGGGATAGTCTCTTAGACaaagtcattttattttgtactaaacacGAGATTGATGTTCCATCTATGGATGCTCAATATGTACCTCAAGGAAGATCAAGACGTTTTGCTAAACAAGCAACAAATCTACATCATTTTCGCGTTGACATTTTTTTGGAAGTAATTGATTTGCATCTTCAAGAGATTGATAACCGTTTTAATGAGAAGAACATGGAGTTACTTACATGCATGGCTTCCCTGAGTCCTAGAGGTAACTTTTCATCTTTTGATAAAGAGAGGATACTTAAACTTGCTTCTTTATATCCCGAAGAGTTTTCATGTTTTGATTTAACGGCTCTTGATCTTCaacttgatgtcttcttggattcTATGCAAAATGATGAAAGATTTCATGATTTGCAAGATATCAATTCTCTTTCCATGATGCTT TTCTCTATAGCTACCAATCTATATGATATGAAGGCAAAGGTGAAAAAGATTCACGCGATTAGTTGCATTGGCAATCTATACATCACTCATTATGACCTAAATTCTTACTGA